Proteins co-encoded in one Candidatus Ozemobacteraceae bacterium genomic window:
- a CDS encoding ABC transporter ATP-binding protein, whose amino-acid sequence FEIEDLPDVGEFIALVGPSGCGKSTVLNLIQGFPDVWPPTHGEVLVRNKPVTGPGKDRGMIFQKYSSFPNRTVLQNVLFGLELNRDSLGYSPAEMKARAMDMINKVGLIGHENKYPYQLSGGQQQRVAIARTLVLRPRIILMDEPFSALDEPTRIDMQALITHLWHEVEATVFIVTHSLAEAVYLGDRIFMFTPGPGRLAEKVFIKPSDIGKEPGMSPLDVQEGDKFKTKLHEITGKFLAYEEGSRK is encoded by the coding sequence ACTTCGAGATCGAGGATCTGCCCGACGTCGGCGAGTTCATCGCTCTCGTCGGCCCGTCCGGCTGTGGAAAATCGACCGTACTGAACCTGATCCAGGGCTTCCCCGACGTGTGGCCGCCCACGCATGGCGAAGTCCTGGTGCGCAACAAGCCGGTGACGGGCCCCGGGAAGGACCGCGGGATGATCTTTCAGAAATACAGTTCGTTCCCGAACCGGACCGTGCTCCAGAACGTTCTGTTCGGCCTCGAGCTCAACCGCGACTCGCTCGGGTATTCGCCCGCCGAGATGAAAGCCCGGGCCATGGACATGATCAACAAGGTCGGACTGATCGGCCACGAGAACAAGTATCCCTACCAGTTGTCCGGCGGCCAGCAGCAGCGCGTCGCGATCGCGCGCACGCTGGTTCTGCGACCTCGCATCATCCTCATGGACGAGCCGTTCTCGGCCCTCGACGAGCCGACCCGAATCGACATGCAGGCGCTGATCACCCACCTCTGGCATGAGGTCGAAGCGACGGTGTTCATCGTCACGCATTCGCTTGCGGAAGCCGTCTATCTCGGAGACCGCATCTTCATGTTCACGCCGGGCCCCGGCAGACTTGCCGAGAAAGTGTTCATCAAGCCTTCGGACATCGGCAAAGAGCCGGGGATGTCGCCGCTCGACGTCCAGGAAGGCGACAAGTTCAAGACCAAGCTTCACGAGATCACCGGAAAGTTCCTCGCATACGAGGAGGGGAGCCGGAAATAG